One Lagopus muta isolate bLagMut1 chromosome 10, bLagMut1 primary, whole genome shotgun sequence DNA segment encodes these proteins:
- the B2M gene encoding beta-2-microglobulin has protein sequence MGKAAVMLVALVALLGLAQADLTPKVQVYSRFPASAGTKNVLNCFASGFHPPKISITLMKDGVPMEGAQYSDMSFNDDWSFQRLVYADFTPSSDAVYTCKVEHETLKEPQVYKWDPEF, from the exons ATGGGGAAGGCGGCGGTGATGCTGGTGGCCCTGGTGGCCCTGCTCGGGCTGGCGCAGGCCGATC TGACGCCCAAGGTACAGGTGTACTCCCGCTTCCCCGCCTCCGCGGGCACCAAGAACGTCCTCAACTGCTTCGCGTCCGGCTTCCACCCGCCCAAGATCTCCATCACGCTGATGAAGGACGGCGTGCCCATGGAGGGCGCGCAGTACTCCGACATGTCCTTCAACGACGACTGGAGCTTCCAGCGCCTGGTGTACGCCGACTTCACGCCCAGCAGCGACGCTGTCTACACGTGCAAGGTGGAGCACGAGACCCTGAAAGAGCCGCAGGTCTACAAGTGGG ATCCCGAGTTCTGA